One Salmo trutta chromosome 12, fSalTru1.1, whole genome shotgun sequence genomic region harbors:
- the LOC115204412 gene encoding rho GTPase-activating protein 31 → MKNKGAKQRSKKKGSENAFDCDLTEHLQNSGKDVPQVLRTCAEFIEKHGVVDGIYRLSGVTSNIQRLRQEFCSELCPDLTKEVYLQDIHCVGSLCKLYFRELPNPLLTYELYKKFTDTVSVQEDHERLQHIQDVIKELPLPHFRTLEYLTKHLAHLATLSPQTNMHTRNLALVWAPNLLRSKDIEITSCNGDMAFQQVRVQQTVVEFILNHTEQIFNHAAAPIKTKEGPSLMCGEKYATLPISGQGGPMKLMSLEEAQARSLSPNHPARKERQRENSLPYTSTATLYHTVIDISDTKGKVSGKSKKWKFIFNLGKSVTDSKGRLSRNGSVFMKAQNITEKAAIRPARSMDSLCSLQTDDDKAGKFSSAGGANGFFAPGIKSRTLESDTLHDVSEQDQGREFEMKRSSEATGGSSPNMKRRGSPRVSPPQQKALPEQLKVFKGDDDLSSCQPSSPKNRRMLCSGSTHSSASRPSFPGSLFPESSPRHQRKALNISEPFAVSVPLRVSAVISSNSTPCRAQGKERPAAAALKPSRETSQSEQSDSSASSSYREHPLGESSVVSESSIYSNSSSTPLEKEERPAKERSREEAVFKRVTEVSRSEGEVNDVQGKVEVSDRRQSSTPTTREEDQEKQQFPGKQLDNPPAPQYEPKELTQLDMGSLPIKEELWSDLHLELKITEPEIDIMDEEFMPVFCSTKKTCEDVKAMPDAPAKRRSSLPTHSLLYKGQPLMPVRPALTYHGADTVAHTARKHSSDTQCPNDKMLHFMVGTDMKNTPLHAADSTDKTKNKLHTCSKSKLPETDKPTFVKPRPVVTHLAEPSLHSTQQSQVTKSLQPRDVATDIGMSVAEKGKEPSGKSKSQDGVKGLFHDNGKNALSVVMGGIERLSICLEERPHHTLGLPHQDDEDRCGGHSELEDLEEEPWEEVFRSTKQWVTSPLHSPTLKDLFGNLDVSSSCSAEEGLSSKELNVPPLSRDDKSTNGSCPFRSIEVFPGNSSQACSSKTETKITHLLPLPSKTTLVGDDATRTQRGNSCTAKQKNTSSSQRFHRQMSYEASHSEKIEQNSFSKHRPYSLNLDLGHRRIRDISNQQNLESAELSSIQRGAVTPSETKSNGLSQELELFLSHRQAPVRRNSAPVSVSSVRTAFMVKTCQAKAVPVIPPKVQYSHIPHPRQDKGSGAGKGPEKEFTKTRGDKLDPVPLLPSMRDLKEELENKEPVPKSQIRQPIAEKSTETNKTTATSDPPVLRRKRSSNAEAFSDCPRPERSTVLQRPSFRNRQRPQSLILFSPPFPIMDHPPLGDDAKLILSPIRSPTETSALDVFSKEMAENLRTPEGVTLRNKMTIPKSGQRLETSTSCFYQPQRRSMIFDSRNHRQIE, encoded by the exons tTCCTCAAGTTTTAAGGACATGTGCAGAGTTCATTGAGAAACATGGTGTTGTGGATGGAATATACAGGCTCTCGGGAGTCACCTCCAATATCCAGCGACTAAG ACAGGAATTTTGCTCTGAGTTGTGCCCTGACCTCACAAAGGAGGTGTACCTCCAGGACATCCACTGTGTGGGCTCCTTATGCAAGCTGTACTTCAGGGAGCTACCCAATCCCCTGCTCACTTATGAGCTTTACAAGAAATTCACT GACACCGTCTCAGTCCAGGAGGACCATGAAAGGCTACAACATATCCAGGACGTCATTAAAGAGCTACCACTCCCCCACTTTAG GACTCTGGAATATCTTACCAAGCATTTGGCCCACCTGGCCACCTTAAGTCCCCAGACTAACATGCACACCCGCAACCTGGCCTTGGTATGGGCTCCAAACCTATTGCG CTCGAAAGATATTGAAATTACATCCTGCAATGGGGACATGGCTTTCCAGCAGGTGAGGGTTCAGCAGACTGTGGTTGAGTTCATTTTAAATCACACTGAGCAGATCTTCAACCATGCAGCTGCACCAATAAAAACGAAAGAAG GACCCAGTTTGATGTGTGGGGAGAAGTATGCCACTCTTCCTATCAGTGGCCAGGGTGGGCCAATGAAGCTGATGAGCCTAGAGGAGGCCCAGGCCCGCTCCCTGAGCCCTAACCACCCAGCACGGAAAGAGCGACAACGGGAGAACAGTCTACCTTACACCAGCACTGCCACACTGTACCATACCGTCATAGACATATCGGATACCAA AGGAAAGGTTTCTGGGAAATCGAAGAAGTGGAAGTTCATCTTCAACCTGGGCAAGTCTGTGACGGACTCTAAGGGAAGACTGAGCCGGAATGGGAGCGTGTTTATGAAAGCACAGAATATCACAG AAAAGGCAGCTATCCGACCAGCGAGAAGCATGGACTCTTTGTGCTCTCTGCAGACAG ATGATGACAAGGCAGGAAAATTCAGCTCAGCAGGCGGGGCCAACGGTTTCTTTGCGCCCGGCATAAAATCCAGAACACTTGAATCTGACACGCTCCATGATGTCAGTGAACAGGACCAGGGGCGGGAGTTTGAGATGAAGAGATCGAGCGAGGCCACAGGTGGCAGCAGCCCTAACATGAAGAGAAGGGGCTCTCCACGCGTCTCACCACCACAGCAGAAGGCTCTACCCGAACAACTGAAGGTTTTCAAAGGCGATGATGACCTCAGCAGCTGCCAGCCCAGCTCCCCTAAGAACAGGAGGATGCTGTGTTCTGGCTCCACCCACAGCAGTGCATCCAGGCCCTCCTTCCCTGGAAGTCTCTTTCCAGAGTCCTCCCCCAGGCATCAGCGCAAGGCTCTCAACATATCAGAGCCCTTTGCTGTGTCTGTGCCCCTGAGGGTGTCTGCAGTCATCAGCTCCAACAGCACTCCCTGCAGGGCACAAGGGAAGGAGAGGCCTGCTGCAGCTGCTCTGAAACCAAGCAGAGAGACCTCTCAGTCAGAACAGAGTGACAGTAGTGCCAGCTCAAGTTACAGAGAGCACCCCCTTGGAGAGAGCAGTGTTGTGAGTGAGAGCAGTATCTATAGTAACAGCAGCTCAACCCCTCTGGAAAAGGAGGAGAGACCAGcaaaggagaggagcagagaggaggcaGTTTTCAAAAGGGTGACAGAAG TTTCGAGAAGTGAAGGAGAGGTGAACGATGTTCAAGGGAAGGTGGAAGTATCTGACCGGAGACAGTCTTCCACTCCCACCACAAGAGAGGAAGATCAAGAGAAACAGCAATTTCCTGGGAAACAACTGGACAACCCGCCAGCACCACAGTATGAGCCAAAAGAACTGACACAACTG GATATGGGATCTTTACCTATCAAGGAAGAGCTGTGGTCTGACCTCCATCTTGAGCTGAAAATTACTGAGCCTGAGATTGACATTATGGATGAGGAGTTTATGCCTGTTTTCTGTTCCACTAAGAAAACTTGTGAGGATGTTAAGGCAATGCCAGATGCTCCAGCAAAAAGAAGAAGCAGCCTTCCAACTCACTCGTTATTATATAAGGGACAGCCTTTGATGCCCGTCAGGCCTGCACTGACCTATCATGGTGCTGACACAGTAGCACACACAGCAAGAAAGCACTCCTCAGACACACAATGTCCAAATGACAAAATGTTACATTTCATGGTCGGCACAGATATGAAAAATACACCTCTACACGCTGCTGATTCAACagataaaacaaaaaacaaactacACACTTGCTCAAAATCTAAGCTCCCAGAAACCGATAAACCCACTTTCGTCAAGCCACGGCCTGTGGTTACTCACCTCGCAGAGCCAAGTTTACATTCTACTCAACAAAGCCAGGTCACAAAGAGTTTGCAGCCAAGGGATGTCGCAACAGACATAGGCATGTCTGTAGCAGAGAAAGGAAAAGAGCCATCAGGGAAAAGTAAAAGTCAAGATGGGGTCAAAGGGCTTTTCCATGACAATGGAAAGAATGCTTTGTCAGTTGTCATGGGAGGCATTGAGAGGCTTTCAATATGTTTGGAAGAAAGACCCCACCACACCTTGGGGCTACCACACCAAGACGATGAGGATAGATGTGGAGGACACTCCGAGTTGGAGGACTTGGAGGAGGAACCTTGGGAGGAGGTCTTCCGCTCCACCAAACAGTGGGTAACCAGTCCTCTCCATTCACCCACACTTAAGGATTTGTTTGGAAATCTAGATGTGTCATCGTCTTGTTCTGCAGAAGAAGGTTTGAGCTCCAAAGAACTAAACGTTCCTCCTCTATCTAGAGATGACAAATCAACAAATGGATCATGTCCTTTTAGGAGCATTGAAGTGTTCCCAGGAAATAGCTCTCAGGCATGCAGCAGCAAAACAGAGACCAAAATCACACATCTACTTCCCTTACCCTCCAAAACCACCCTGGTCGGTGATGATGCAACGAGAACACAAAGAGGAAACAGCTGCACAGCCAAACAGAAAAACACCTCCTCATCCCAGAGGTTTCACAGACAGATGTCTTATGAAGCATCTCATTCAGAAAAAATAGAGCAGAACAGCTTTTCCAAACACAGGCCCTACTCACTCAATTTGGATTTAGGACATCGACGCATCAGAGACATTTCTAATCAGCAAAACCTTGAATCAGCTGAGTTGTCCTCCATTCAGAGAGGGGCAGTGACACCGTCTGAGACCAAATCCAACGGCCTGTCCCAGGAACTGGAGCTGTTCCTGAGCCATCGACAGGCCCCTGTGCGCCGGAACTCGGCCCCCGTCAGTGTGTCGTCTGTCAGGACGGCCTTCATGGTAAAAACGTGTCAGGCTAAAGCCGTGCCTGTCATCCCCCCCAAGGTGCAGTACAGCCACATACCTCATCCCAGGCAAGATAAGGGCTCTGGTGCAGGAAAGGGACCAGAGAAAGAATTCACAAAAACCAGGGGAGATAAACTAGATCCTGTACCTCTTCTTCCCTCTATGAGGGATCTAAAGGAGGAGTTGGAAAATAAGGAGCCAGTGCCCAAATCCCAAATAAGGCAGCCTATTGCAGAGAAATCTACAGAGACTAATAAAACTACAGCTACTTCAGACCCACCGGTGCTGAGGAGGAAACGCTCCTCCAATGCAGAGGCCTTTTCTGATTGTCCAAGACCTGAAAGGTCTACGGTTCTACAAAGGCCATCCTTTAGGAACCGCCAGAGACCACAGAGCCTCATCTTGTTCAGTCCACCCTTTCCCATCATGGATCACCCACCGCTGGGGGATGATGCCAAGCTCATCCTCTCGCCCATCAGAAGTCCAACTGAAACATCAGCACTTGATGTCTTTTCAAAAGAGATGGCAGAGAACCTCAGGACCCCAGAGGGGGTGACCCTGCGGAACAAAATGACAATACCCAAGAGTGGACAGAGACTGGAGACCTCGACCAGCTGCTTTTATCAGCCACAGAGGAGGTCCATGATATTTGACAGCAGAAACCACAGGCAGATTGAATGA
- the LOC115204414 gene encoding uroplakin-1b isoform X2, whose product MTPDLDTKDRCFRALIIWGNLVIACCGIALMAMCIFFISDRGGLYVLVYATGNDSIWRGAWIGLFTGFALFCTSILGMHAIVVSKRKILLAFVPDLFLKQMLQNYNKPLPDNLPSTQDQIYVINRITETWNRFMTESKCCGVYGPEDWVKYESHFRQQNTDADYPWPRQCCQQDAMGAISHLEACKIGVSPFLHAQGCYDYIAGPLIRHGFGVSWFGFAILCWTFFVILGVIFHYTQLDF is encoded by the exons ATGACACctgatttggacaccaaggacCGCTGCTTTAGAGCCTTGATTATCTGGGGCAATTTGGTCATTGCA TGCTGCGGGATTGCCTTGATGGCCATGTGTATCTTCTTCATATCGGATCGGGGCGGATTGTATGTTTTAGTGTATGCCACAGGAAATGACAGCATCTGGAGGGGAGCCTGGATAGGCCTTTTCACTGGGTTTGCCCTTTTCTGCACGTCGATCTTGGGAATGCACGCCATAGTTGTGTCCAAAAGAAAGATCCTACTAGCT TTTGTCCCCGACCTCTTCCTGAAGCAAATGCTACAGAACTACAACAAACCACTACCAGATAATCTGCCCAGCACCCAGGACCAGATCTATGTAATCAACAGGATAACAGAAACATGGAACCGGTTCATGACTGAG TCTAAGTGCTGTGGAGTGTACGGGCCAGAGGATTGGGTGAAGTATGAGTCCCACTTCAGGCAGCAGAACACAGATGCTGATTATCCTTGGCCCAGACAATGCTGTCAGCAGGACGCTATGGGAGCCATCAGCCATTTAGAGGCCTGCAAAATCGGGGTTAGCCCTTTCCTGCATGCACAG GGTTGTTATGATTACATTGCTGGTCCTTTGATCAGACACGGCTTTGGAGTCTCATGGTTTGGATTCGCCATATTGTGTTGGACA TTCTTTGTGATACTGGGAGTCATTTTCCACTACACTCAGTTGGATTTCTGA
- the LOC115204414 gene encoding uroplakin-1b isoform X1, whose product MTPDLDTKDRCFRALIIWGNLVIACCGIALMAMCIFFISDRGGLYVLVYATGNDSIWRGAWIGLFTGFALFCTSILGMHAIVVSKRKILLAYILLMVIIYAFEVASAITAATHKDWFVPDLFLKQMLQNYNKPLPDNLPSTQDQIYVINRITETWNRFMTESKCCGVYGPEDWVKYESHFRQQNTDADYPWPRQCCQQDAMGAISHLEACKIGVSPFLHAQGCYDYIAGPLIRHGFGVSWFGFAILCWTFFVILGVIFHYTQLDF is encoded by the exons ATGACACctgatttggacaccaaggacCGCTGCTTTAGAGCCTTGATTATCTGGGGCAATTTGGTCATTGCA TGCTGCGGGATTGCCTTGATGGCCATGTGTATCTTCTTCATATCGGATCGGGGCGGATTGTATGTTTTAGTGTATGCCACAGGAAATGACAGCATCTGGAGGGGAGCCTGGATAGGCCTTTTCACTGGGTTTGCCCTTTTCTGCACGTCGATCTTGGGAATGCACGCCATAGTTGTGTCCAAAAGAAAGATCCTACTAGCT TACATCCTCCTGATGGTGATCATATATGCATTTGAGGTGGCATCAGCTATTACTGCTGCAACACATAAAGACTGG TTTGTCCCCGACCTCTTCCTGAAGCAAATGCTACAGAACTACAACAAACCACTACCAGATAATCTGCCCAGCACCCAGGACCAGATCTATGTAATCAACAGGATAACAGAAACATGGAACCGGTTCATGACTGAG TCTAAGTGCTGTGGAGTGTACGGGCCAGAGGATTGGGTGAAGTATGAGTCCCACTTCAGGCAGCAGAACACAGATGCTGATTATCCTTGGCCCAGACAATGCTGTCAGCAGGACGCTATGGGAGCCATCAGCCATTTAGAGGCCTGCAAAATCGGGGTTAGCCCTTTCCTGCATGCACAG GGTTGTTATGATTACATTGCTGGTCCTTTGATCAGACACGGCTTTGGAGTCTCATGGTTTGGATTCGCCATATTGTGTTGGACA TTCTTTGTGATACTGGGAGTCATTTTCCACTACACTCAGTTGGATTTCTGA